One region of Nitrospirota bacterium genomic DNA includes:
- the glmU gene encoding bifunctional UDP-N-acetylglucosamine diphosphorylase/glucosamine-1-phosphate N-acetyltransferase GlmU: MGPPGDRSLFCVVLAAGLGTRMKSSLPKVLHPLMGRPMLEYPLHALKALRPKRTVLVVGVNGRAVREAIRPPLPVEYATQGRQLGTAHAVRAGLEPLGALRAGTVLVTNGDTPLITAGTLRKFLSAHARAGNAVSVLSFTARDPSSYGRIVRGGGDVRIVEQKDATPKERNIREVNSGVYAIEVHTLPFLEKIKLNRKKGEYYLTDLVSVALRAGARVGVFRRGEEEEFLGVNSRKDLLRAQGVLREKTVARHVEKGVAFMDPGAVYIDPLVSIGSDTLIYPNVYLMGDTRVGRGCTVYPNARITDSVIRDRAVVKDSTVIEKSVVGAGAQVGPFAHVRPESRIGEGARVGNFVELKKAVLGKGVKAGHLSYLGDAVLSPGVNVGAGTITCNYDGRKKHPTVIGAEVFIGSDTQLVAPVRVGKGAYIGAGSTITRDVPPFALAVSRTAQKTIPGWARKKR; this comes from the coding sequence ATGGGCCCTCCGGGCGACAGAAGCCTCTTCTGCGTGGTGCTTGCCGCGGGCTTGGGCACGCGGATGAAGTCCTCGCTTCCGAAGGTTCTGCATCCCCTCATGGGAAGGCCCATGCTGGAGTATCCCCTCCATGCCCTGAAAGCCCTGCGTCCGAAGAGGACCGTCCTCGTCGTGGGCGTGAATGGGCGGGCCGTGCGCGAGGCCATCCGCCCTCCCCTCCCCGTGGAGTATGCCACCCAGGGCAGGCAGCTCGGCACCGCCCATGCCGTGCGGGCGGGCCTGGAGCCCCTGGGCGCGCTCCGCGCCGGAACCGTCCTGGTTACCAACGGCGATACCCCTCTGATTACGGCGGGCACCCTCCGGAAGTTCCTCTCGGCCCACGCGCGTGCGGGAAACGCCGTCTCCGTTTTATCCTTCACCGCCCGGGACCCCTCCTCCTACGGACGCATCGTTCGCGGCGGGGGTGACGTGAGGATCGTGGAGCAGAAGGACGCCACCCCCAAGGAGCGGAACATCCGGGAGGTCAACAGCGGCGTCTACGCCATAGAGGTCCACACCCTCCCCTTCCTTGAGAAAATAAAGCTCAACAGGAAAAAAGGGGAATACTACCTTACCGACCTGGTGTCGGTGGCCCTTCGGGCGGGGGCGCGTGTGGGGGTTTTCCGCCGGGGGGAGGAAGAGGAATTCCTCGGGGTCAACAGCCGGAAAGACCTCCTGCGGGCCCAGGGCGTTCTGAGAGAGAAGACCGTGGCCCGCCATGTCGAAAAGGGCGTCGCCTTCATGGACCCCGGTGCCGTGTACATCGACCCTCTGGTGAGCATCGGTTCGGACACGCTCATCTACCCGAACGTCTACCTCATGGGAGACACGCGGGTGGGCAGGGGCTGCACGGTCTACCCCAACGCGCGTATAACCGACAGCGTCATAAGAGACCGCGCGGTTGTCAAGGACAGCACGGTCATTGAGAAGTCCGTAGTCGGTGCCGGTGCCCAGGTGGGTCCTTTCGCTCACGTGCGCCCGGAAAGCCGCATCGGGGAGGGGGCCAGGGTCGGCAATTTCGTCGAGCTGAAAAAGGCCGTTTTGGGCAAGGGCGTCAAGGCCGGCCACCTGAGCTATCTGGGAGATGCCGTCCTCTCGCCCGGCGTCAACGTGGGCGCGGGAACCATCACCTGCAACTACGACGGCAGGAAGAAGCATCCCACGGTTATCGGTGCGGAGGTCTTCATCGGCAGCGACACCCAGCTCGTAGCTCCCGTCAGAGTCGGCAAGGGGGCCTACATCGGGGCGGGCTCCACCATTACCAGGGACGTCCCCCCCTTTGCTCTGGCCGTCAGCAGGACGGCCCAGAAGACCATCCCCGGCTGGGCGAGGAAAAAGAGGTAG
- the glmS gene encoding glutamine--fructose-6-phosphate transaminase (isomerizing), with protein sequence MCGIIGYVGKRDAITVIVEGLRRLEYRGYDSAGVSFLSDGKIHVKRCKGKINDLSERLRGVEAHCTVAIGHTRWATHGKPSDENAHPHRSGGIVLVHNGIIENYHELKRSLEADGFVFTSETDTEVICHLVNKHSGGRTLEEAVRKALVEVRGAYAIAVMSEDEPGKVVAVRKDSPLVAGVGETDFFVASDIPAFLSYSRNVVFLEDDEMVVMTSGGIAFSNLEGEPLRREPTRIAWNASMAEKGGYKHFMLKEIFEQPRALADTIAGRVSAETGEVNLGEFHLTEELLREAEKLFIVACGTSWHAALVGKYLIEALARVPVEVDIASEFRYRSPIIGGKSLFVSITQSGETADTLAAQRLARKTGVPVLNVCNVIGSTSSREADAVFYTRSGPEVGVASTKAFTTQMAGLYLLAVAMGRARGVLAPEDCRGLVKELLAMPDKVETALQGEKDVEAISRELQKKNAFLYLGRGINYPIALEGALKLKEISYIHAEGYAAGEMKHGPIALIDAGYPVLFLAPRDGLYEKVISNMEEIRSRGGTIISVTTDTGGDDSGLAAFSLAVPEASPFLLPILFAVPLQLLAYHIGVLRGCDVDQPRNLAKSVTVE encoded by the coding sequence ATGTGCGGCATCATCGGATACGTGGGAAAGAGGGACGCCATCACGGTCATCGTGGAGGGCCTCCGGCGGCTGGAGTACAGGGGGTATGATTCCGCCGGCGTTTCCTTCCTGAGCGACGGGAAAATCCACGTCAAACGCTGCAAGGGCAAGATAAACGACCTCAGTGAGCGCTTGAGGGGCGTGGAGGCCCACTGCACCGTGGCCATCGGCCATACCCGGTGGGCCACCCACGGCAAACCCTCCGACGAAAACGCCCACCCCCACCGCTCCGGCGGCATCGTGCTGGTGCATAACGGCATCATCGAGAACTACCACGAACTGAAGAGGTCCCTTGAGGCCGACGGCTTCGTCTTCACCTCCGAGACCGACACCGAGGTCATCTGTCACCTCGTGAACAAGCACTCCGGGGGCCGCACGCTGGAGGAAGCCGTCCGGAAGGCCCTTGTCGAGGTGCGGGGCGCTTACGCCATCGCCGTGATGAGCGAGGATGAGCCCGGTAAGGTCGTGGCGGTGCGGAAGGACAGCCCCCTGGTGGCCGGGGTCGGCGAGACGGACTTTTTCGTCGCCTCCGACATCCCCGCCTTTCTCAGTTATTCGCGGAATGTGGTCTTCCTTGAAGACGACGAGATGGTGGTCATGACTAGCGGGGGCATAGCCTTCAGCAACCTCGAGGGGGAGCCCCTCCGGCGGGAGCCAACCCGCATCGCCTGGAACGCCTCCATGGCGGAGAAAGGCGGCTACAAGCATTTCATGCTCAAGGAGATATTCGAGCAGCCCCGCGCCCTGGCCGACACCATCGCCGGACGCGTCAGCGCCGAGACCGGCGAGGTCAACCTGGGGGAGTTTCACCTTACGGAGGAGCTTCTCCGGGAAGCGGAGAAGCTTTTCATCGTGGCCTGCGGGACCTCGTGGCATGCGGCGCTGGTGGGCAAGTACCTGATAGAGGCCCTGGCCAGGGTGCCGGTGGAGGTGGATATCGCCTCGGAGTTCCGCTACAGAAGCCCCATCATAGGAGGGAAGAGCCTCTTCGTCTCCATCACCCAGTCGGGGGAGACGGCCGACACGCTGGCAGCCCAGAGGCTCGCCAGGAAAACGGGCGTGCCCGTCCTCAACGTCTGTAACGTCATCGGAAGCACCTCCTCGCGGGAGGCCGACGCCGTCTTCTATACACGCTCAGGCCCGGAGGTGGGGGTGGCCTCCACGAAGGCCTTCACGACACAGATGGCGGGCCTCTATCTGCTGGCCGTGGCCATGGGCAGGGCGCGGGGGGTGCTCGCTCCGGAGGACTGCCGCGGGCTCGTCAAGGAGCTGCTTGCCATGCCCGACAAGGTGGAGACCGCGCTCCAGGGTGAGAAGGACGTGGAGGCCATCTCCCGGGAGCTGCAGAAGAAGAACGCCTTCCTTTACCTCGGCCGGGGCATCAACTACCCCATAGCCCTGGAAGGGGCGCTCAAGCTGAAAGAGATATCCTATATTCACGCCGAGGGCTACGCCGCCGGAGAGATGAAGCACGGCCCCATCGCCCTCATAGACGCCGGCTATCCCGTCCTGTTCCTGGCGCCTCGGGACGGGCTCTACGAGAAAGTCATATCCAACATGGAGGAAATAAGAAGCAGAGGCGGAACCATCATTTCAGTGACGACGGACACCGGCGGGGACGACAGCGGCCTGGCCGCCTTCTCCCTCGCGGTGCCGGAAGCCTCACCCTTTCTTTTACCCATTCTTTTTGCGGTCCCGCTTCAGCTTCTTGCATATCATATAGGCGTTCTCCGGGGATGCGACGTTGACCAACCGCGGAACCTTGCGAAAAGCGTCACCGTCGAGTGA
- a CDS encoding DUF3553 domain-containing protein produces the protein MMSKSILEGLNPSQKEAVTHNGGPLLIIAGAGSGKTRVITHKFAYLAQKSSPNTILAVTFTNKAAGEMKERIGELSRKDLRGAWIGTFHSQCNRILRKEIQPLGYKNDFSIYDEEDQCTLIRHILKEFKIYEALYRGILSRISALKAAGVTPEAFLADGDGFGFEERLARVYVRYQDELKRCNALDYDDLIMLTVRLFQENPRILEKYQNKFKHVLVDEFQDTNSSQYELVKLLGRASRSLAAVGDDDQSIYGFRGASVMNILNFEKDFPDAAVVKLEQNYRCTKNILAVSDSIIKDNDKRRQKTLWCDRDPGELVRHCWFGSEDEEAKYIAKLLKELYLKGQYDYSDCAVLYRINVESRALEDALRHERIPYRVVGSVSFYQRKEIKDITAYMRLVLNRDDNVSLRRVVNVPPRGIGASTLAKVEQVAKKKNGSLFAAIKGIVKGGSLISSTKEKLNGFASVIEDVAAGSYKNAADMLRNIYIKTGYSDYVDDDRAENVKELIESAEGRDIKEFVDSLSLVTSLDEAGPEGSVSLLTLHGAKGLEFPVVCLSGLEEGVVPYFKAETPQEIAEERRLLYVGMTRAKDMLVLTGAGRRRLFAKVQEQEPSRFLGSLPDVCCLRIEKRPEALEDFGSRRARKKAFKPVGLYKVGARVRHPKWGVGVVRDCYGNGDDQKITVNFPSIGVKRLALKFANLERVT, from the coding sequence ATGATGTCGAAATCTATTCTGGAAGGGTTGAATCCTTCTCAAAAGGAAGCCGTCACCCACAATGGGGGACCCCTGCTCATCATCGCGGGAGCCGGCAGCGGCAAGACGCGGGTCATCACCCACAAGTTTGCCTACCTCGCGCAGAAGTCTTCTCCCAACACCATTCTTGCCGTCACCTTCACCAACAAGGCCGCCGGGGAAATGAAGGAGCGCATCGGCGAGCTCAGCAGGAAAGACCTCCGTGGCGCCTGGATAGGTACTTTCCACTCCCAGTGCAACAGGATCCTTCGCAAGGAGATCCAGCCCCTGGGGTACAAGAACGATTTTTCCATTTACGACGAAGAGGACCAGTGCACCCTCATCCGGCATATCCTGAAGGAGTTCAAGATATACGAGGCGCTGTACAGGGGGATTCTCTCCCGCATCAGCGCCTTGAAAGCCGCAGGCGTCACGCCGGAGGCCTTTCTGGCCGATGGCGACGGGTTCGGTTTCGAAGAGAGGCTGGCCCGGGTGTACGTGCGGTATCAGGACGAGCTGAAGCGCTGTAACGCCCTGGATTACGACGACCTCATCATGCTCACCGTCCGGCTCTTCCAGGAGAACCCCAGGATACTGGAAAAATACCAGAACAAGTTCAAGCATGTCCTCGTGGACGAGTTTCAGGACACCAACTCCTCCCAGTACGAGCTGGTAAAGCTCCTGGGCCGCGCAAGCAGGAGCCTGGCGGCCGTGGGAGACGACGACCAGAGCATTTACGGTTTCCGGGGCGCCAGCGTCATGAACATCTTGAACTTCGAGAAGGACTTCCCCGATGCCGCCGTCGTCAAGCTCGAACAGAACTATCGTTGCACCAAGAACATCCTTGCCGTCTCGGATAGCATCATAAAGGACAACGACAAGCGGAGGCAAAAGACCCTGTGGTGCGACCGCGACCCGGGCGAACTGGTGCGCCACTGCTGGTTCGGCTCCGAGGACGAAGAAGCCAAATATATCGCAAAGCTCCTCAAGGAGCTGTACCTCAAGGGCCAGTACGACTACAGCGACTGCGCCGTCCTTTACCGGATAAACGTCGAGTCGCGCGCCCTGGAGGACGCCCTGAGGCACGAGCGCATCCCCTACCGGGTGGTGGGCAGCGTCAGCTTCTACCAGAGGAAGGAGATAAAGGACATCACGGCGTACATGCGCCTGGTCCTGAACCGGGACGACAACGTGAGCTTGAGGCGGGTGGTAAACGTCCCGCCGAGGGGCATCGGCGCCTCCACCCTGGCCAAGGTCGAACAGGTGGCGAAGAAGAAAAACGGGAGCCTCTTTGCCGCCATAAAGGGCATCGTCAAGGGCGGCTCCCTCATCTCCTCCACGAAAGAGAAGCTCAACGGCTTCGCAAGCGTCATCGAGGACGTGGCCGCCGGCAGCTACAAAAACGCCGCAGACATGCTCCGCAATATCTATATCAAGACGGGCTACTCGGACTACGTTGACGACGACAGGGCCGAAAACGTCAAGGAGCTCATCGAGTCCGCCGAAGGGCGGGACATAAAGGAGTTTGTAGATTCCCTCTCCCTGGTCACCAGCCTGGACGAGGCGGGTCCGGAGGGTTCGGTCTCGCTGCTTACCCTGCATGGCGCAAAGGGCCTTGAGTTTCCGGTCGTCTGTCTCTCCGGCCTGGAGGAAGGGGTGGTGCCCTACTTCAAGGCGGAAACACCCCAGGAGATAGCCGAGGAGAGGCGGCTTCTTTACGTGGGCATGACCAGGGCCAAGGACATGCTGGTGCTGACGGGGGCCGGCCGGCGCAGGCTTTTCGCGAAGGTCCAGGAACAGGAGCCCTCGCGGTTTCTGGGCAGCCTGCCCGATGTCTGCTGCCTCCGCATAGAGAAGCGCCCCGAGGCCCTGGAGGACTTCGGCTCGCGGCGGGCCCGAAAGAAGGCCTTCAAGCCCGTGGGACTCTACAAGGTGGGGGCCCGCGTGCGGCATCCCAAGTGGGGAGTGGGCGTCGTGCGGGACTGTTACGGAAACGGTGACGACCAGAAGATAACCGTGAACTTCCCCTCCATCGGGGTCAAGAGGCTGGCGCTGAAGTTCGCCAACCTCGAAAGGGTCACCTGA
- the gatC gene encoding Asp-tRNA(Asn)/Glu-tRNA(Gln) amidotransferase subunit GatC gives MPITRDDVMYIARLSRLAITEEEAAMFEGQLGDILAYMEKLGELDTEDVEPTSHVLELGNVFREDKPRPSLPVDEVLANAPDRAKNFYRVPRIIE, from the coding sequence ATGCCCATAACGCGGGACGACGTCATGTATATCGCCCGCCTCTCCCGGCTGGCCATTACCGAGGAGGAGGCCGCAATGTTCGAGGGCCAGTTGGGCGATATCCTGGCCTACATGGAGAAGCTCGGGGAGCTGGACACGGAGGACGTCGAGCCCACCTCCCACGTGCTTGAGCTGGGCAACGTCTTCCGCGAAGACAAGCCGAGGCCGTCGCTTCCGGTTGACGAGGTCCTCGCCAACGCCCCCGACAGGGCGAAGAACTTCTACCGCGTCCCCAGGATCATCGAATAA
- a CDS encoding aspartate 1-decarboxylase has translation MLRPMLRAKIHGATVTRSDLRYEGSITIDAGLLEKADIRPYEQVQVSNLMNGERFETYVIAGGAGEICLNGPTARKGAVGDKLMIFAYCLLSEEEQASHAPRIFVMDEQNRVKREGKL, from the coding sequence ATGCTCCGCCCCATGCTCAGGGCCAAGATACACGGGGCCACCGTCACCCGTTCGGACCTTCGCTACGAAGGGAGCATTACGATTGACGCCGGCCTTCTCGAGAAAGCCGACATACGGCCGTACGAGCAGGTGCAGGTGAGCAACCTCATGAACGGGGAGCGCTTCGAGACGTACGTCATTGCGGGCGGGGCCGGGGAGATATGCCTCAACGGTCCCACCGCCCGGAAAGGCGCGGTGGGTGACAAGCTCATGATATTCGCCTACTGCCTCCTGAGCGAGGAGGAACAGGCATCGCATGCGCCCCGCATCTTCGTCATGGACGAGCAGAACCGGGTGAAGCGGGAGGGGAAGCTTTAG
- the ribD gene encoding bifunctional diaminohydroxyphosphoribosylaminopyrimidine deaminase/5-amino-6-(5-phosphoribosylamino)uracil reductase RibD, whose amino-acid sequence MRKALRLAARARGRTSPNPMVGAVLTRGGQVVAEDFHRRAGSPHAEALVLEKAGQRARGSTLYVTLEPCSHLDKKTPPCADAIIRAGVARVVVAMVDPNPRVRGEGVRKLGEAGIEVQTGLLEEKARALNEAYEKFITTGLPFVILKTAMTLDGKIATPEGESKWITGEPARRLVHRVRDEVDAILTGIGTVRADDPELTARVPGGEDPLRVIVDPDLEVSPDARVLRTPPPTLLVTRNRGEKARGLETRGIELLFFQGRLSLRWLIEELGRRNIVSVLIEAGSSLNASAFEEEIVDKAMVFVAPTVIGGRTAFTPVGGSSFRRLGEACRLDRLQVRRVGEDILIQGRVSYPPRMSKASPPASPGSARP is encoded by the coding sequence ATGAGGAAGGCTCTCCGGCTGGCCGCCCGGGCCCGGGGCAGGACGAGCCCCAACCCCATGGTGGGGGCCGTTCTCACCCGGGGTGGGCAGGTCGTTGCGGAGGATTTCCACAGGAGGGCCGGCTCGCCCCACGCCGAGGCCCTGGTCCTGGAGAAGGCCGGACAGAGGGCCCGGGGCTCCACCCTGTATGTCACCCTCGAGCCCTGCAGCCACCTGGACAAGAAGACCCCGCCCTGCGCCGACGCCATTATCAGGGCGGGCGTGGCCCGGGTGGTGGTGGCCATGGTGGACCCCAACCCCCGGGTGCGCGGAGAAGGGGTGCGCAAGCTCGGCGAGGCGGGCATAGAAGTCCAAACGGGCCTCCTCGAAGAGAAGGCCCGCGCCCTGAACGAGGCCTACGAGAAGTTCATCACCACGGGGCTTCCCTTCGTCATCCTGAAGACCGCCATGACCCTGGACGGAAAGATAGCGACGCCGGAGGGGGAATCCAAATGGATAACCGGGGAGCCGGCCCGCCGGCTGGTGCACAGGGTGCGGGACGAGGTGGACGCCATCCTCACCGGCATCGGCACCGTGCGGGCCGACGACCCGGAGCTCACCGCCCGGGTGCCGGGAGGGGAGGATCCCTTGCGCGTCATCGTGGACCCGGACCTCGAGGTCTCTCCCGACGCCCGGGTGCTCCGCACGCCGCCTCCCACGCTCCTGGTCACGAGAAACCGGGGCGAGAAGGCCCGCGGGCTCGAGACGAGGGGTATCGAGCTTCTCTTTTTCCAGGGACGCCTGAGCCTGAGATGGCTCATCGAGGAGCTGGGCAGACGGAACATCGTCTCCGTGCTCATCGAGGCCGGCTCCAGCCTGAACGCCTCGGCCTTCGAGGAGGAGATTGTGGACAAGGCGATGGTCTTCGTCGCCCCCACGGTCATAGGGGGAAGGACGGCTTTCACCCCGGTTGGCGGCTCCTCCTTCAGGCGCCTCGGCGAGGCCTGCCGCCTCGACCGGTTGCAGGTGCGGCGGGTCGGCGAAGACATCCTTATCCAGGGCAGGGTCTCCTATCCGCCGCGGATGTCTAAAGCTTCCCCTCCCGCTTCACCCGGTTCTGCTCGTCCATGA
- the thrS gene encoding threonine--tRNA ligase: MMLHRKAVVSPPRGEGPQGGPEIKLIFPGGEVQAEDLSQAEKELKKGKALALRADGELYDLSEVSRLSGRGAVEVLTFESKEGREVYRHSTAHVMAHAVKELFPEAKLAIGPATDEGFYYDFDMDRPFTPEDLEAIEKKMAHLIKRNTPFVRKAMKREDAIGLFEEKGEPYKVEILREIEDREVSLYEEDGFIDLCRGPHLPSTGRVQAFKLLSIAGAYWRGDEHNRMLQRIYGTSFADKKGLTEYLEFLEQVKKRDHRRLGRELDLFSVSEDIGPGLILWHPSGAIIRKTIEDFWREEHLKADYQILYTPHIAKLDLWGRSGHLDFYSENMYSPMEVEGQPYEVKPMNCPFHIMVYKSSLKSYRDLPVRFAELGTVYRYERSGVLHGLLRVRGFTQDDAHIFIREDQAEEEVQRVLDFTLFVLRTFGFEDYDIYLSTRPEKYVGTGEHWELATGALEAALRDKGLPYEVDPGEGVFYGPKIDIKVKDSLGRAWQCSTVQVDFNLPERFDVTYRGADGKEHRPIMVHRALMGSLERFFGVLVEHYAGAFPLWLAPMQVEILTIADRHAEYAGALARFLKGRGVRAALRAENEKIGYKIRQATIAKVPYLVIIGDKEVQENKVTVRKRTGENIGPFSFDEFYSLLREEIQLRR; encoded by the coding sequence ATGATGTTGCACCGAAAAGCGGTCGTTTCCCCTCCCCGTGGAGAGGGGCCCCAAGGAGGACCGGAGATTAAACTCATTTTCCCCGGCGGAGAGGTCCAGGCCGAGGACCTCTCACAGGCCGAAAAGGAGCTGAAGAAGGGAAAGGCCCTGGCGCTCAGGGCCGACGGTGAACTGTACGACCTGAGCGAGGTCTCCCGGCTGTCCGGGCGCGGGGCCGTGGAGGTCCTTACCTTCGAGAGCAAAGAGGGACGGGAGGTCTACCGCCACAGCACCGCCCACGTCATGGCCCATGCCGTCAAGGAGCTTTTCCCGGAGGCGAAGCTTGCCATCGGCCCGGCGACGGACGAGGGCTTCTATTACGATTTCGATATGGACCGCCCCTTCACGCCGGAGGACCTGGAGGCCATCGAGAAAAAGATGGCCCACCTCATCAAGCGGAATACCCCCTTTGTCCGGAAGGCCATGAAGAGGGAGGACGCCATCGGGCTTTTCGAGGAAAAGGGGGAGCCCTACAAGGTGGAGATCCTCCGGGAGATAGAAGACCGGGAGGTCTCCCTTTATGAAGAGGACGGCTTCATCGACCTGTGCCGGGGCCCCCACCTGCCCTCCACCGGAAGGGTGCAGGCCTTCAAGCTCCTGAGCATCGCCGGAGCCTACTGGAGGGGAGACGAGCACAACAGGATGCTTCAGCGCATCTACGGCACCTCCTTCGCCGACAAGAAGGGACTGACGGAGTATCTGGAGTTCCTCGAACAGGTCAAGAAGCGCGACCACCGGAGGCTTGGCCGGGAGCTCGACCTCTTCAGCGTGAGCGAGGACATCGGCCCGGGGCTCATCCTCTGGCACCCCAGCGGGGCCATCATCCGGAAGACCATCGAGGACTTCTGGCGGGAGGAGCACCTGAAGGCCGACTACCAGATTCTCTACACCCCGCATATCGCGAAGCTCGACCTCTGGGGGCGGAGCGGACACCTGGACTTCTATAGCGAGAACATGTACTCCCCCATGGAGGTGGAAGGACAGCCCTATGAGGTGAAACCCATGAACTGTCCTTTCCACATCATGGTCTACAAGAGCTCCCTGAAGAGCTACCGGGACCTCCCCGTGCGGTTCGCCGAGCTGGGCACGGTCTACCGCTATGAGCGCTCCGGCGTCCTGCACGGGCTTCTCAGGGTGCGGGGGTTCACCCAGGACGACGCCCATATCTTCATCCGGGAGGACCAGGCGGAAGAGGAGGTCCAGCGAGTCCTGGACTTCACCCTTTTCGTCCTGAGGACGTTCGGTTTCGAGGATTACGACATCTACCTCTCCACGCGGCCCGAAAAATACGTGGGCACAGGGGAGCACTGGGAGCTTGCCACCGGGGCCCTGGAGGCGGCTCTCCGCGACAAGGGCCTTCCCTACGAGGTGGACCCGGGCGAGGGGGTCTTTTACGGGCCGAAGATAGACATCAAGGTCAAGGACTCCCTGGGGAGGGCCTGGCAGTGCAGCACCGTGCAGGTGGACTTCAACCTGCCGGAGCGTTTCGACGTCACCTACAGGGGGGCCGACGGCAAGGAGCACCGGCCCATCATGGTCCACCGGGCCCTGATGGGCTCCCTGGAGAGGTTCTTCGGCGTCCTCGTGGAGCACTATGCGGGGGCCTTTCCCCTCTGGCTCGCCCCCATGCAGGTGGAGATACTCACCATCGCGGACCGCCACGCGGAGTATGCCGGCGCTTTGGCCCGCTTTTTGAAGGGCCGGGGAGTGCGCGCCGCGCTCAGAGCGGAAAACGAGAAAATCGGCTATAAAATCAGGCAGGCCACTATCGCAAAGGTCCCGTATCTGGTTATAATAGGGGATAAGGAAGTGCAGGAAAACAAGGTTACCGTCAGGAAGCGGACCGGTGAGAACATCGGGCCGTTTTCGTTTGACGAGTTTTATTCCCTGCTTCGGGAAGAGATACAACTGAGGAGGTGA
- the infC gene encoding translation initiation factor IF-3 gives MSKITRINERIRVPEVRLVDEESKQVGIVPTREALRIAREKDLDLVEVAPGAKPPVCKIMDFGKYKYQQSKKQAQKKAPELKEVKLRPRIDEHDLQLKVRNIKRFLDAGHKAKVSMFFRGRERARPEMGMKVFDRVMELLDGDYNVIQKPRHEGNSIIMVLAPSSK, from the coding sequence ATAAGCAAGATTACTCGAATAAACGAGAGAATACGGGTCCCGGAAGTCCGGCTGGTGGACGAGGAGTCCAAACAGGTCGGCATCGTGCCCACCAGGGAGGCCCTGAGGATAGCCAGGGAGAAGGACCTGGACCTTGTGGAAGTGGCCCCCGGCGCCAAGCCTCCTGTCTGCAAGATCATGGACTTCGGGAAATATAAATATCAGCAAAGCAAGAAGCAGGCGCAGAAGAAGGCGCCCGAGCTCAAGGAGGTCAAGCTCCGCCCCCGTATCGACGAGCACGACCTGCAGTTGAAGGTGCGCAACATCAAGAGGTTTCTCGACGCGGGGCACAAGGCCAAGGTCTCGATGTTCTTCAGGGGGCGCGAGAGGGCCCGTCCGGAGATGGGCATGAAGGTGTTCGATAGGGTCATGGAGCTTCTGGACGGCGATTACAACGTCATACAGAAACCCAGACACGAAGGCAACAGCATCATCATGGTGCTGGCCCCTTCGTCCAAATAA
- the rpmI gene encoding 50S ribosomal protein L35, with amino-acid sequence MPKAKTHRGAAKRFRLTGSGKLRRNRAYKSHILTKKRAKRKRRLRQPALVSATEEKAVRKLLHL; translated from the coding sequence ATGCCGAAAGCGAAGACCCACAGGGGAGCGGCCAAGCGCTTTCGCCTGACGGGCAGCGGGAAGCTGAGGAGAAACAGGGCGTACAAGAGCCATATCCTCACTAAGAAAAGAGCGAAGCGGAAAAGGCGCCTGAGGCAGCCCGCCCTGGTCTCTGCGACCGAGGAGAAGGCCGTCCGCAAGCTCCTTCACCTGTAA
- the rplT gene encoding 50S ribosomal protein L20 — protein MPRARGGFKTRRRRKKVLSRAKGFYSAKSRNFRSATEAVDKALRHAYADRRAKKREFRSLWIARINAAARQEGLTYSQLMKGLRDSEILLNRKVLADMAYRDPEAFRALVGTAREKLAS, from the coding sequence ATGCCACGGGCACGAGGGGGGTTCAAGACCCGCAGACGCAGAAAGAAAGTCTTAAGCAGGGCCAAGGGTTTTTACTCGGCGAAAAGCCGCAATTTCAGGAGTGCTACGGAAGCCGTGGACAAGGCCCTGCGCCATGCCTACGCCGACAGGAGGGCGAAGAAGCGCGAGTTCAGGTCCCTGTGGATAGCCCGCATCAACGCCGCCGCACGCCAGGAGGGGCTGACCTACAGCCAGTTGATGAAGGGGCTCCGGGACTCCGAGATTCTCCTGAACAGGAAAGTCCTGGCCGACATGGCCTACCGCGACCCCGAGGCCTTCCGGGCCCTCGTGGGCACCGCCAGGGAGAAGCTCGCGTCCTGA